The Cydia strobilella chromosome 7, ilCydStro3.1, whole genome shotgun sequence DNA segment TTACAATACAACAAAGTGGTTTGCTTATGATAGCTAAGCAGGTAATAAATACTGTGAGATACTTAAATTGAAAGGTGTAAGTATATTTGAATATGTTGTAGTGAATAGTTACCTGAACCTTCAAAGTGTGGTATTGGATTATGCACATAGTCTAGTTTGTGCCATTGAGAAAGTATATAAGCAATCAAAATAGGACATGATATGCTTGGACCCATGGGACATGACACATGACTTTTATTTCAAGTCATGAAACTAGTCTTGGCATCTTCAatcttaaaattcttaaatatagTGTACAATAAATGTACTTGGTGTCTTGAAAAAATGCTGAATTCAATATTAATCATGATTGAGACAAGCAATCATTTGTATTGAGTGAATTTTTAGTTACCATTTAGGTAATATAAGGTGTAATATTGCTAATGTTCACTGGGGTCATATAAGATCATTCAGCTTCAATGGGAAAAAGTAttggaataatatttaaattaatttcaaatgatatttagtACATTCTCTTTATGGTAAGAAATGAGAgatgaattattattaagtactttttAAGCAGAGTCTGGTAGCTTCTGTAGCACAGTGATTTTGCTGGTGTCTTTACCCTAGATTGAATGGTTAACTGTAATATTGTCATGATCTCATCTGAGTTTCAATTGATCTCTTGATCGGTATTTCTTAGTGACTAAATtagtcattttattaaattgtcatttatttaaatgactGGTATGACGGGATTAGTGtacccacctgatggtaaagtGTGTTAAGTGGTCTTAAATATACTTACTCTTTATATGGTTTTTGagttgtgtgtctgtgtgtgtttacaTTATGTTCACAGATACTTATTATGATGTAACATTGGCTTGTGCAactaatacaaatatgatggtAATAGCTGGTTGGTTcacaaagaaaaagtaaagacagattaggtttcaaatgaaatttacaagCTGAAAAGAATAATGAGATACCACATAAGATTTTATTCATGTACAATAATTGCAACGGGGTATGTAAAATTGTGGAGATGAACTGAACATTATGTTCACAGATAGTAAATGTGATGGAATATTGACCTGCACAACTAATACAAGTGTGATGCTAATATATCCTATAGTTGGTTGGTTTACACGAGAGGAAGTAAAAGGACAAAATTGACCACTACCGGGTCGGGTGTTGTAAACacatctcaaatgacttttactAGCAGCGAGAAATGATGATATGCATAAGGGTTTTATTATAGTATTGGCTTATGCAACACAAGCATGGTGTTGGCTGGTGGGTTATTGTTTAAAGTTCACACAAGATAAACTAAGGGCAAAGTTGACCACTACTTGTTAGAAGTTTGTAACATGTCAAATATGTTTGACTAATAGATAATAATGGTGAGATGTATACCTAAGGGTTTTAAGTCCTGAGCAATTGAATCAGGTGAGTGTTCGTTAGTCTGATTTTGACAAACAATTTACAAATCATGGTGATGTCTATTACTCTCACTGAAGTACAACCTTTACCTGAATTATGAGTAAGGgaggttaatgttaataatgtttgggAGTAATGAATGATGGTAATAAAACTGCAATGTTTTACATCATGGGTAGTATACACcaccaacaaaaaaaaaaaaaaaatatctgcgaTTCGTAAATTTCttcagaaaatataaaaataagagtGTGTTTACTAAGTGTTCTAGCCCTGAGATTATGTGGCTAGAGTAACTGAGTTTAGGATTGACATGTTAgtgcagtaaaataattaaattgaagtatgaataaatgtttttgtactttgggagtttcttaaaatatgtttatttggaAAGATgagtaataattatataatggaaCATGATTGAGTGGTATGCAACAACATAAAGCTGCATAAAGCCATCGGTGTTACGTGGTTGCATGAACCAATTTACTGCCCTTAATATGTTTTCAGAGGGACATATGCAAGAGTGTCATGTGTTCGGCGTATTGCTGCTAGCGAGAAATGCTGACACGGCTGATGCGGCATAATGTGAAATGAGGCTACTCGGTGGCCTGAGCTCGAAGACATGATTGCGGTTGGCAATGAGATGAGTTGAACAGTAAGCCGTCAGCTTCAGACTCGCAAGAGGGTAAGCCTGTTTTCACACGCCTCTGGGCGGTGATGCCTGTTGTCACGACGCTCCTTGCGGTGACGTATGTTTTCACACGCCGTTGGGCGGTGATGCCTGTGGTCACGACGCTCCATGCGGTGACGTATGTTTTCACACGACGCTGGGCGGTGACGCCTGTTGTCACGACGCTCCATGCGGTGACGTATGTTTTCACACGACGTTGGGCGGTGACGCCTGTTgtcacgacgcttcttgcggtgacgtATGTTTTCACATGTCTATGTGCGATGATGCTTGTtatcacgacgcctgtgtgcggtgatgcctgtagtcacgacgcttcttgcggtgacgcctggttCAATGACGCCTATGTGCGGTAATGTTCGTTTTCACGATACCCATGTGCAATGATgtctgttttcacgacgcctgtgtgcggtgatgtttgttttcacgacgcctgtgtgcggtgatgcctgtagtcacgacgcctcttgcggtgacgcctgtgtgcgataatgcttgttttcacgacgcctgtgtgcggtgatgcctgtagtcacgacgcctcttgcggtgacgcctgtgtgcgataatgcttgttttcacgacgcctgtgtgcggtgatgtttgttttcacgacgcctgtgtgcggtgatgcctgtagtcacgacgcatcttgcggtgacgcctggttcaatgacgcctgtgtgcgatgatgcttgttttcacgacgcctgtgtgcggtgatgcctgtagtcacgacgcctcttgcggtgacgcctgtgtgcgataatgcttgttttcacgacgcctgtgtgcggtgatgtttgttttcacgacgcctgtgtgcggtgatgcctgtagtcacgacgcctcttgcggtgacgcctgtgtgcgataatgcttgttttcacgacgcctgtggcggtgatgtttgttttcacgacgctacatgcggtgatgcctgttttcacgacgctttatgcggtgatgcctgttttcacgacgctttatgcggtgatgcctgttttcacgacgctttatgcggtgatgcctgttctCACGACGCTACTGCGCTTTCGGGCGGAAATGTTCAGTGTCTACTCTGCGTGCAAGACTTGAGAGACGTGGACAACGGTGCTTTCCGCACTGGTTGACGAAGTGACCATGCTGCCATGGTGCGGTGATGATGTCTGCGAACTCCCTCACGCCTATGGCTAGGCTTGAGATGAACATCGAGGAATGGTAACAAAGTTGATGCTGGTAaggcaaaatataatataaagtacAAGCAAGGTTAGATGACCCATAATCATGTTTGAGTAATAATTAGCAAGGCTTAATGACTTAATTTGAGTTTTGATGAATACAACATTGATATTATTAGAAATCAGATCACTGTGGtctttttatgatatatgaAATGTTTAAATGTTATGCAGCCTGTTTAGAAGGTGCAAATGTCGAAATTGTAATACCTAATGTTTTACCTTGTAGGTTGGACTACGAAAGACACAGTTTGTTTTGAAGGCATAGTGTTCCTTGTTGTATAACGGAACGTTTTAAGCATTAATATGTATTACAGAGTTGGAGAGGCTGTGATGCCAGGTTTTTATCATGTGCTGTATTGGAGGCGGCCATGGACGTTGAGCTGTGCGCTTGTTGTTCGGCCGAGGCCTAGCGAGCCGAGCGAGCACCGTCTTGTGCTGGTCCTGCGTGGAGCACGCATCTACAACACTGACGTCAGATGTGAGCCCGTTCCTTTTTCTCGTTAATAAAGCAGTGTGGTGCATACCTATTCTGTTTTGCGATCAGTTGATCACGCAAGTCGTGCATCATTTTAGAAGgatctaaatttaataatgatatgaTAAATTTGATTTAGTACCTGAACCTAATACctgacatttattattcaaagtcTTGAAGTTGACTAAGGGAAGTTTCTAAAAGTATGTAAActgtaaaagtaaattatagAAGTCTGGTTTTATCGTGATAAAAGAGATAATATTAtaggttattacttattagagaCTTTAATAGTTGATGTAGAAAGTTAGTGGAAAGGCTTTTGAAACAAAAACGGTTTGTACGGGCTACGCATTCTGATTGTTTGATTGGTTCACAGAGCTAGTGAGCTAACGACCGCTGCTGAGCTGAGCTGTGAAGTGTGGTGGTGAAGTTCAGCGCGGCACGGGTGGAAGACACCTTCGAGGGCGAAGGTTATTTGGTCAGATGGCCGACTGTTAGCGGAGTTCGGAACGCGCCCCGAACTGACAGGCCGGTTGTCATGAGCGCGAGCTGTCAAGAGGGCTTGGCGCCGGATCTACGGAAGCGTCGGTCAAGCATTGTtgtgtatcgagttaaaataaatcgtttactcaagacctagtgcgttttgctattaataatacttatctaattataatgaatttaatttaGATACGGTAAAAAATAATGTCAGGTGATAATTTGTCTggtaataagtattaatttataaatgttatcATTAGTTTGGTATTCATTTAGGTAATAGCTAACTGAAATGACGATAACATGCGGTTTATAGCTTTGTTACTAGAACAAGCACCGTAAGTAATAATTGCAACTTAATTCTGGTTTCTATGAGGTATGTACATGTCTAATTTGCATTTAACAGTTGTACCGAATGCTTGTAGATTCCTCAACGGACTGATATTTAAGCAAAATGCAATAAGACGTATCATCATTAGATTTTGGATTGTTTGACAGTGCGCAGCCGCACCATAGTGAGTAAATGAAAATTGTAAgtaaattatagtttttttgcAATAAGCAATTCGTGGGAAATACGAATCTGTGGTTAATTGGTTCTACTGAAATAGTCACCTATGTTATTGCTTTTCAAATTGGTTTATAGGTAAACGGCGGTCCCATCGCAGTACTACATCGACTACAACTGCTTTGTGATTTGCATAATTGTATTAAAAGAGAAGGCTCTAAATTAATCttgtttttaagacatttcGTTATTTATATGgagacaaaatatttaatctcGTTGTTTTTTCTCAAGGTGGTGTTCATGAGCTGCGTATTGGCAGCGGCCTGGTGCGCGCCCACGGAACCCAGCTCGGTCCGCGAGTTGCCCGCACTTCGCCATGAGGAGGTGCACGACGAGTACGGACAATATGCCCTTCGGTATATCACTGCTGACAGTGAGTATACATATTGTGGTGGTAGCAGATGGTGACCACCGGTCTATAGGCGAAacgattataaaaaaattgccttAAATATTAAGAAAAAGGTTGAAACATAGATAGGTTTCGTTAATTAATTAACTGCGATTAGTAGTTCCAGTGGGACCATTAGTGTAATTACTCGTATTATTGGTGACTTACATGAAATTGGAATTTTTGAGTTTGATgggtattttttattcaatacaACATGGTGCTGGGGGTCTGAAGCCATTTCGTTTATAAGGTAGGTGGAGCACAGAATTAGGGAGAGGACCTCCGTTGCTCGAGCGGGTTCGTAGGTCAAAGTTTAGCCATCGCCATCCAACGTGGTAACGGTAACGCGGAAAGTATAATGGCTACCGTTTACAAAGGGGCGGGTTTGTTTGATTActcgtaaaatttaatatagtttatttagtatttattcGTTTAGTTTTAACATTACTCCTATGTCCAGACACGGTAGTATCAGAGCGCGGACGGCTGGTGCCGACCGACAACGGCGGCTGGGTGGTGGAGATCGAGGGGCAGTACCAGTACATCGGCGACGATGGCCAGATGTACGTCACCAAGTACAAGGGTGGCCCGGGAGGGTTCCACGTCGACGCCAACCATCTCCCGCGGCCTGTGCTGCCTTGAACAACACAATTAAGGATATAAGGACATTTTATACACTATAGCTAGTAATAAATTTCTTGTCAATTTTGAGAATTTAAGATTCTAGTTAGAATATCTTAGTTTGAGGTAAATATATTTTGGATCAAGATATAGGTATCAGTTGAGACATAATTCGTTCTTGgcacaaaaaagtttttttttctttgcagtTGTATTCATAAACGTTTGACAAATCTATCAAATCGTTGATAATTGTTTGTCCCTATTCGTTATTTTGACATTCCTgtttcttagcgccacttgcactatccagGATTAGCCACTAACCCGGGGATAACcgttaatccagtgtcaaatagtactggtaaccatggtaactccaggtttaaccggttaacccaagGTTAGCGggctaaccctggatggtgcaagtagcgcttgaaagagacaaaatttaagagagatttgtaatttgtaagcACGGTTGttaagttttacgaataaaggGGGTAAAAACGTACCCAAATGTGGAGATCACTTCAAACAAGGAGAGAatcattaaaattgttagacACTGCTATTGCTagtatagccggtcaaacaagtttgtcagtagcAAAGGGCGcgtaattcaaattttctatgggacgattacccttcgcgcctatattttttaaatttctcgcTTTTTTCttctgacggaaatggcttgacagactaaaGGTACATTGGCACTGCGTACTGACACTAGCTGTCAATTAGTAAAACTGGTATTACAGCGACTCGAAGTGATGCTGATGGTTTCGTAATTTGTTTCGAAGCCTTCCTTATATTATAAGATTAGAAGAGCAAAATTTCTATTACGCTACCACATAGTGCCACTTTTCATTGCAAAACTTTGCTCGCAAGATTTGTGCCTGCTGACGGTACTCGGCGGATTTCTGAAAGGATCTAAGGAGGGTGGCGAGAGGCCTCGAGGATGCGCCGGGGGCGCGGGGCGGGGGCGCTGCGCTGTGACGTCACGTCCTATCTCGGCGGCCATCTTGGATTATCTCGTCGCACCTGCGGGGCGCGGAGGGGACAGTATCGACCCAGCCTGCCTGCACATTTTTCAGGGTAAACTTGATAATTCCCGCTTAATTTTTGTTGACGACAGCAGGCTTTGTTCGGGAAAGCCTGAAGTTAAGGTTGGATCGTCGGTTTGGAGGTATATTCAAGGGGTGTGGAACGTTTGTTTGTGAGCTggaaaatatgatattttccttTACACAACGTTAACTTTCAGCACTGTTGATTTGTCGATACCATATTATTTTTGAAGCCATACTTCCTTCTCCTCTAAACAATTTCCACGTTCCATATGTATCTACCAAATTATTTTGGTAAAAGCTAAGTATTTGGCAAGTTGATAAGTTTTCAGACCACCTTTCCTGCAGGAAGCACCTAAGTTACCTAGGTGCTATAAACTTGCGTCTAAATCCTATAGATAGCATTGTTAAGTAAGTATGCAACCAAGAAATAATGGTTCCAAAGAGCCAAATGTCTTATGATTCTATAAAATGGCCCAATATCAGTATAAACATtaggattattaatattttcaatcaaataaaAGTGCAAAATTCTCTAATCGGTCATTTTGACTGAAACACCAATCAGAAGCGAGCCAAACTGTGACGTCATCACACTTATCACTCCatgacatagacatagtatattacAAGTAGTTACTCCATGACATATTTCTTTGAGAGCGTTAGTACgatagcatttttatcgcctgtcaccatgcctgtcacgttctagcaagtatgtaagtgcgaaagtgacaggcatagtgacaggtgataaaaatgacaCCGCAGCATAGACAACCTTATTGACCGTAATCCACCTCCGTCCTCACCAAAGAGTGGaagttcaaaaatatttatcttaaacatttattaagtacaaaaaatattattacacgatatagagtaaatatttatttgttattatataaataaaatgctatACGATGTTTTACTAAAAACTTTTCAAATTATTTGGCTGAATGCAACTATCATTGCCATGTTGTCTGTCGTAAacagaaaaaatgaaaaagtaaAACTGGCGCCCCGGTATTTTCACTATTATCTAAATAATTCATCTTAAATTGTAACCATGTGagagtttttgtataaaatgagttatgattatttttgtaatgtatttatGATCGCTAATCCAAggtaatatacagtgtggaaaaaattaataggccctggagggaaagtaccttaaaacttaaattagctcattttacttaaaggaaaccaTCATGCCTGTTTAATATAAATAGGAACTGAGTTGACGAAACCTACCTATTTGTGATAACATTAAATACCTCCAGGAAgaaaataattgaataaattCACCAAATTAAACTACGCAATAAGCCCGCAATTAACCGCCATGGTCATAACCAGGGAACGTGCGCATAACTTTAACCTTTCAATTTACCGCGTCCACTGACCG contains these protein-coding regions:
- the LOC134742732 gene encoding flexible cuticle protein 12-like — translated: MKIVVFMSCVLAAAWCAPTEPSSVRELPALRHEEVHDEYGQYALRYITADNTVVSERGRLVPTDNGGWVVEIEGQYQYIGDDGQMYVTKYKGGPGGFHVDANHLPRPVLP